From Lysinibacillus sp. SGAir0095, the proteins below share one genomic window:
- the argS gene encoding arginine--tRNA ligase, with protein sequence MNAVEQLQQAIKDALQAAVEKSGLVEAGTQFTIHLETPKDKANGDFATNLAMQLTKLAKKPPRAIAESILENMATEGTEIEKLEIAGPGFINITVRKAFLADVVKAVKEQGENYGRSAAGNGEKVQVEFVSANPTGDLHLGHARGAAFGDSLCNVLDFAGFDVSREYYINDAGNQINNLAHSLEARYKQALGMDAAMPEDGYHGQDIINIAGKLADEFGAAILEKSDEERFEFFREHGLKLELDKLKNDLANFRVNFDVWYSETSLYKNGKIDVALNKLKENGHVFEEEGATWFRSTTFGDDKDRVLVKSDGSFTYLTPDIAYHEDKIQRGFEKLINIWGADHHGYIPRMKAAIQALGYDREKLEVEVIQMVQLYKNGEKYKMSKRTGNAVTMRDLVEEVGLDAVRYYFVKTACDSHMDFDLDLAVSQSNENPVYYAQYAHARICSIIRQADEQGFKATLENLNLLTAEKEEDVLKKVGAFPQVVAEAAKHRTPHRVANYIQDLAAAFHSFYNAEKVLNPENKELTEARLALINTVRVTLANALRLIGVAAPEKM encoded by the coding sequence ATGAATGCAGTAGAACAATTGCAACAAGCAATTAAAGACGCCCTGCAAGCGGCTGTTGAGAAATCAGGTTTAGTAGAAGCAGGTACACAATTTACTATCCATCTAGAAACACCAAAGGATAAAGCAAATGGTGACTTTGCTACAAACCTTGCTATGCAACTAACAAAATTAGCTAAAAAACCACCCCGTGCCATTGCTGAAAGCATCTTAGAAAATATGGCAACAGAGGGTACTGAAATTGAAAAATTAGAAATTGCTGGACCAGGTTTTATTAACATCACGGTGCGTAAAGCATTCCTTGCTGATGTTGTAAAAGCAGTAAAAGAACAAGGTGAAAACTATGGTCGTTCGGCAGCTGGTAATGGTGAAAAAGTACAGGTCGAGTTCGTTTCAGCAAACCCAACAGGTGACCTTCACCTAGGCCACGCTCGTGGTGCTGCATTTGGTGACTCGTTATGTAACGTATTAGACTTTGCCGGTTTTGATGTATCCCGCGAATATTATATTAACGATGCGGGTAATCAAATCAATAACCTGGCACATTCATTAGAAGCTCGCTACAAGCAAGCTTTAGGAATGGATGCAGCAATGCCGGAAGACGGGTATCATGGTCAAGATATCATTAATATTGCCGGTAAATTAGCTGATGAATTTGGCGCGGCAATTCTTGAAAAGTCAGATGAAGAGCGCTTTGAATTCTTCCGCGAACATGGTTTAAAACTTGAGTTAGATAAATTAAAAAATGACCTTGCAAACTTCCGTGTAAACTTTGATGTCTGGTATTCAGAAACGTCATTATACAAAAATGGCAAAATCGATGTAGCATTAAATAAACTAAAAGAGAATGGCCACGTGTTTGAAGAAGAAGGCGCAACTTGGTTCCGTTCAACTACATTCGGTGATGATAAAGACCGTGTATTAGTTAAATCAGATGGATCGTTCACTTACCTAACGCCAGACATCGCTTACCACGAAGACAAAATTCAGCGTGGATTCGAGAAATTAATCAACATCTGGGGTGCTGACCACCACGGGTATATTCCACGTATGAAGGCTGCGATTCAAGCACTTGGATACGACCGTGAAAAATTAGAAGTTGAAGTTATCCAAATGGTACAGCTATATAAAAACGGTGAAAAATATAAAATGAGTAAACGTACAGGGAATGCTGTTACAATGCGTGATCTAGTGGAAGAAGTAGGCTTGGATGCGGTGCGCTACTACTTTGTCAAAACGGCTTGTGACTCGCATATGGACTTCGACTTAGATTTAGCCGTATCACAATCTAATGAAAACCCTGTTTACTATGCACAATATGCTCATGCCCGTATTTGTTCAATTATTCGTCAAGCAGATGAGCAAGGGTTCAAAGCGACATTAGAAAACTTAAATCTGTTAACAGCAGAAAAAGAAGAGGATGTATTGAAAAAAGTAGGTGCATTCCCTCAAGTAGTAGCAGAAGCGGCAAAACACCGCACGCCACACCGTGTTGCCAACTACATTCAAGACTTGGCAGCTGCATTCCACAGCTTCTACAACGCAGAAAAAGTACTTAACCCTGAGAACAAAGAACTAACGGAAGCACGCTTGGCATTAATCAATACAGTTCGTGTAACATTAGCGAATGCATTACGTTTAATCGGCGTTGCTGCACCTGAGAAAATGTAA
- a CDS encoding MerR family transcriptional regulator produces the protein MKTIQEVAKEFDVSTRTLRYYEEIGLLRPSRSVSNQRTFSKKELAKLKLIFRGKKYGFSLDEIKEMVLLFDLDRTGIQQLERTVEYGEQKMKEIDSKIEELVQMKMELQELHAKFYEKLLNLKGEIVDE, from the coding sequence GTGAAAACGATTCAGGAGGTTGCTAAAGAGTTTGATGTCTCCACTAGAACACTTAGATACTATGAAGAGATTGGGTTGCTTCGTCCAAGTCGTTCGGTTTCGAATCAGCGAACCTTTTCTAAGAAGGAGCTAGCAAAGTTAAAACTCATCTTTCGAGGGAAGAAATATGGATTCTCGCTGGATGAAATTAAGGAGATGGTGCTGCTTTTTGATCTCGACCGGACGGGGATACAACAATTAGAACGGACTGTTGAATATGGCGAGCAAAAGATGAAAGAAATTGACTCAAAAATAGAAGAGCTTGTACAGATGAAAATGGAATTACAGGAATTGCACGCAAAGTTTTACGAAAAATTATTGAATTTAAAGGGAGAGATAGTTGATGAATAG
- a CDS encoding class I adenylate-forming enzyme family protein has translation MNSSNLLARNARKYSNNEAVICHGRRVSYKELDHQVTRLSNALLAHGIKQEDKVILFMPNVLEFVVSYFAVQRIGGIVVPVNAKFTLSEVEYVAEHSEAKAILAHEAIFVAVEKLSTIPLKIKTGEATNEWLSYTQLLTESESTPIDCQLVEDDLSTILYTSGTTGKPKGVLFSYRNILAVSQMIAIEMEVKPESRILLMMPLTHSAPLHLFLMSGVLVGATLVLTPTFTPDLLIDSVEYEKTTHFFGAPVAYLVTASHSRLQGADLSSMKWWIYGGAPLSEKEIHFIQQAFKTDNLMCVYGLTEAGPSGALLFNHEHEQKAGSIGKRAPFGTELRIINEDGEDVAAGEIGEVILYGEGNMVGYYRDEEATKAALLDGWVKTGDLAQFDEDGYIWIVDRKKDVIISGGVNIYPKEIEDRMLQFDGIFEVAVIGVPHEEWGETVKAVFAAKKPIEEEMLKDYLTEHLAKYKVPRVYEQVDALPRNASGKILKQKLKQQVVN, from the coding sequence ATGAATAGTTCCAATTTGTTAGCGAGAAATGCCCGAAAATATTCAAACAATGAAGCGGTAATCTGTCACGGAAGAAGAGTTTCCTATAAAGAGTTGGATCATCAAGTGACTCGTCTAAGTAATGCATTGTTAGCTCATGGAATAAAACAAGAGGACAAAGTGATTCTTTTTATGCCAAATGTTTTGGAATTTGTTGTAAGCTATTTTGCTGTACAACGAATTGGGGGAATTGTTGTGCCTGTTAATGCCAAGTTTACTCTGTCAGAAGTTGAATATGTAGCCGAGCATTCAGAAGCGAAGGCCATTCTAGCACACGAAGCTATTTTCGTAGCCGTTGAAAAACTCTCAACGATCCCTTTAAAAATTAAAACAGGTGAGGCAACCAACGAATGGTTAAGCTACACACAGCTTTTAACAGAAAGCGAGAGTACCCCTATTGATTGTCAGCTAGTGGAAGATGACCTATCCACAATCCTTTATACTTCAGGAACCACTGGTAAACCAAAGGGCGTTCTATTTAGCTATCGAAATATCCTAGCCGTTTCGCAAATGATAGCAATTGAGATGGAAGTGAAACCGGAAAGTCGCATTCTATTGATGATGCCATTAACTCATTCTGCACCATTGCATTTATTTTTAATGTCAGGAGTATTAGTAGGGGCAACTCTTGTCCTAACACCTACGTTCACGCCAGATTTGTTGATTGACTCAGTTGAATATGAAAAAACAACGCATTTCTTTGGAGCACCTGTAGCTTATTTAGTAACGGCATCTCACTCAAGACTTCAAGGGGCTGATCTTTCCTCGATGAAATGGTGGATTTATGGTGGAGCACCACTTTCTGAAAAGGAAATCCACTTTATTCAACAAGCCTTTAAGACGGATAATTTAATGTGCGTTTATGGATTAACTGAAGCTGGGCCGAGTGGAGCTTTATTGTTTAATCATGAACATGAGCAAAAGGCGGGAAGCATTGGAAAGCGTGCTCCTTTTGGAACAGAGCTTCGCATTATAAATGAAGATGGTGAAGATGTGGCAGCGGGTGAAATCGGTGAAGTGATTTTATATGGTGAAGGGAATATGGTTGGTTATTATCGAGACGAAGAAGCGACAAAGGCTGCACTTCTTGATGGTTGGGTAAAAACCGGTGATTTAGCGCAATTCGATGAGGACGGGTATATTTGGATTGTTGACCGAAAGAAAGACGTCATTATTTCGGGTGGTGTTAATATTTATCCAAAAGAAATCGAGGACCGCATGCTTCAATTTGATGGCATCTTTGAAGTTGCAGTTATAGGTGTACCTCATGAAGAATGGGGAGAAACGGTAAAAGCAGTCTTTGCAGCAAAAAAGCCCATTGAAGAAGAAATGCTCAAAGACTATTTAACTGAACACCTTGCAAAATATAAAGTTCCGAGGGTTTACGAACAAGTGGATGCATTACCACGAAACGCTTCAGGAAAAATACTAAAACAAAAATTGAAGCAACAGGTGGTGAACTAA
- a CDS encoding acyl-CoA dehydrogenase family protein → MKVLQSISKRETNFFENDETLHKILEQMLEPQLLDYAKRELQDFGELVAGEIDERAKHTDREGEPRLKRYNRYGEEISEVWVNEGYKKTIKQSYNTGIVGYVHKEIPQLGKKGNYVYSFAQGYLLSHSEPGFYCPVTLTMATAYLLDHYASEELRARFLPHVCSTGDVELFEGATFLTERQGGSDVGANVVEARFDGENYRLYGEKYFASNAGMCGVAMVLARIANAPSGSKGLTLFAVPWKKEDGSVNGLRIRRLKDKLGVRAVPSGEVEFDGAHAYIVGDPSKGIYYMLEALNLSRICNAIASIGIMRRAFLEAKHYVSNREAFGKSLTNYPMIQDSLAKFAAKLHVEVATTFDLIQQYDRITQGRGSSKETILNRLYIAILKKETAEQAVKFASEAIELHGGNGYIEDFVTPRLLRDAQVLTVWEGTANILALDVIRLFKKYEAHILFVEEMNNRLQDIPASNLKQIVENQLNEIEKQLQLFITLDDAAQTYEAKGIAEKMALIYESVIAVEWASQHGGKFEKLAEIYLEETWKLRKLGDPMITVQYFHEII, encoded by the coding sequence ATGAAAGTTTTACAGTCTATTAGTAAGCGAGAAACAAATTTTTTTGAAAATGACGAGACACTTCATAAAATACTAGAGCAAATGCTCGAGCCGCAGCTTTTAGATTATGCCAAGCGAGAATTGCAGGATTTTGGCGAGCTGGTCGCTGGAGAAATTGATGAACGGGCAAAGCATACAGACCGGGAAGGAGAGCCTCGCCTCAAACGCTATAATCGTTATGGAGAGGAAATTTCAGAAGTATGGGTCAATGAAGGGTATAAAAAAACCATCAAGCAATCCTATAACACAGGAATCGTTGGCTATGTCCATAAAGAAATTCCGCAGTTGGGAAAAAAGGGAAACTATGTTTATAGTTTTGCACAAGGCTATTTGCTTTCTCATTCTGAACCTGGTTTTTATTGTCCTGTGACTTTAACAATGGCAACAGCCTATTTACTGGATCATTATGCAAGTGAGGAATTAAGGGCACGCTTCCTTCCGCATGTCTGTTCAACGGGAGATGTGGAATTATTTGAGGGGGCTACCTTCTTAACGGAACGTCAGGGTGGCTCTGATGTAGGTGCAAATGTGGTCGAGGCCCGTTTTGATGGCGAAAACTATCGATTATATGGAGAAAAATACTTTGCTTCAAATGCAGGGATGTGTGGGGTGGCCATGGTATTGGCCCGTATAGCAAACGCACCCTCAGGATCAAAGGGATTAACACTTTTCGCTGTACCTTGGAAAAAAGAAGATGGCTCAGTAAATGGACTTCGAATTCGACGATTAAAGGATAAATTAGGCGTTCGAGCAGTGCCATCCGGGGAAGTTGAGTTTGATGGAGCTCATGCCTATATTGTTGGGGACCCAAGTAAAGGAATTTACTATATGCTCGAAGCTTTAAATCTATCCAGAATATGTAATGCCATTGCTTCCATCGGGATTATGAGACGAGCATTTCTAGAAGCGAAGCATTATGTATCAAATCGTGAGGCTTTCGGCAAAAGCTTAACAAATTATCCAATGATTCAGGATTCCTTAGCAAAATTTGCAGCGAAACTACATGTGGAAGTGGCTACTACATTTGATTTAATTCAACAGTATGATCGTATTACTCAGGGGAGGGGGTCTTCGAAAGAAACCATTTTAAATCGTTTGTACATTGCTATCTTGAAGAAGGAAACAGCAGAACAAGCGGTGAAATTTGCAAGTGAGGCCATCGAACTTCATGGAGGGAATGGCTATATCGAGGACTTTGTCACACCAAGATTATTACGGGATGCACAAGTGTTAACGGTTTGGGAAGGAACAGCGAATATTTTAGCATTGGATGTTATTCGTTTATTTAAAAAATATGAAGCACACATTCTTTTTGTTGAAGAAATGAACAATAGATTACAGGATATCCCGGCATCAAACTTGAAACAAATCGTTGAAAATCAATTAAATGAAATTGAAAAACAATTACAGCTATTTATTACTCTAGATGATGCTGCCCAAACCTATGAAGCAAAAGGGATTGCGGAAAAAATGGCACTTATTTATGAAAGTGTCATTGCTGTTGAATGGGCAAGTCAACACGGAGGGAAATTTGAAAAACTAGCTGAGATATATCTAGAAGAAACTTGGAAGCTGCGTAAACTAGGTGATCCAATGATTACGGTCCAATACTTTCATGAAATAATCTAA
- a CDS encoding acyl-CoA dehydrogenase family protein: MKSLFIKTEEQRKWLEKLASLKEEFKNNAQQIDEQSVFPHEHIQKLREIGYTKITLPKELGGEGFSVYDAILIQETLASYDGSTALSIGWTVLTVGELFENKYWEPVKLENFAKAVEKGAIINRAVSEAATGSPIRGGRPGTTAKRNGDKWVITGRKSYTTGLPELDYFLTSAWIEEEEKIGFFLIHKDTPGITIEETWDVIAMRGTGSHDFVLSEVQLEESDLVEVPNYTTGFKLNGWLLVIPATYLGIAQAARDYAIQFANTHSPNSIQGTIASLPNVQALLGEIELELAKARFALYGAAQSYVDLKNREQNGRTLTVAEGEVIVNAVNVAKHTVTNAAITVVDKAMRVVGAKSLQRTNPLQRYYRDVRAGLHNPPMDDLTIKKLAELVLKQND; this comes from the coding sequence TTGAAAAGTCTATTTATTAAAACGGAGGAACAAAGGAAATGGTTAGAAAAATTGGCATCCTTAAAAGAGGAATTTAAAAACAATGCCCAACAAATTGATGAGCAATCTGTCTTTCCTCATGAACATATACAGAAGCTAAGAGAAATTGGCTATACAAAAATTACTCTACCAAAAGAATTAGGGGGAGAGGGTTTTAGTGTTTATGATGCGATTTTAATACAGGAAACACTGGCGAGCTACGACGGAAGTACTGCACTTTCCATAGGTTGGACGGTATTAACGGTAGGTGAGTTATTTGAAAATAAATACTGGGAACCTGTGAAACTAGAGAACTTTGCTAAAGCGGTAGAAAAAGGCGCAATCATCAATAGGGCGGTAAGTGAAGCAGCAACAGGTAGCCCCATTCGAGGAGGGCGTCCTGGAACTACAGCAAAACGAAATGGTGACAAGTGGGTAATTACTGGACGTAAAAGTTATACAACTGGATTACCCGAGCTAGATTACTTTTTAACCTCGGCATGGATTGAGGAAGAGGAAAAAATCGGTTTCTTCTTAATACATAAAGATACACCAGGTATTACTATTGAAGAGACGTGGGATGTTATTGCGATGCGGGGAACAGGTAGTCATGATTTTGTATTAAGTGAAGTGCAATTAGAAGAATCAGATCTAGTTGAAGTTCCTAACTATACGACTGGCTTTAAATTGAATGGGTGGCTACTGGTCATTCCTGCAACATACTTAGGAATTGCACAGGCAGCACGTGATTATGCCATACAATTTGCAAATACCCATTCACCAAATAGCATTCAAGGAACAATTGCATCATTACCGAATGTTCAAGCGTTACTTGGAGAAATTGAACTGGAGCTAGCTAAAGCACGCTTCGCTTTGTATGGTGCAGCACAAAGCTATGTGGATTTAAAAAATAGAGAACAAAATGGTAGAACGTTAACGGTAGCGGAAGGTGAAGTAATTGTCAATGCAGTAAACGTGGCTAAACATACAGTAACCAATGCTGCCATCACTGTAGTGGATAAAGCAATGCGAGTTGTAGGCGCAAAGAGTCTGCAACGCACAAATCCGCTTCAGCGTTATTACCGTGATGTACGAGCGGGTCTCCATAACCCACCAATGGATGATTTAACAATTAAGAAATTAGCTGAATTAGTTCTGAAACAAAATGACTGA